DNA sequence from the Pseudoduganella plicata genome:
GCGGCCGACTATGCCGGCAACGTGGCGACGGAGGGGCGCGACCTGGCGATCGCGGTGGAGTGACGCGTTGAACTGAACCTCAGCGCACGAACGTCGTGCGCTTGCCCAGCACACCGCGCTCGGCCGGGTCGCCATACACGGTGATCCGGCCGGATCCGTTGGTCTGCGTCTGCACGCGGTTGGAGACGGCGATGTCGATGCTGCCGGAGCCGTTCGTGGCCAGATCGGCGCGCTCGCTGCGCAGGCCGGCCAGGTGTGCGTCGCCGGAACCGTGCACCGACACGTCCGCGGCACGCACGTCGCCCCGTGCCGTCAGCTCGCCCGAGCCGTACACGCCGGCGCGCAGTTCGTCGCCGCGCACCGCCCCCAGGCTGATGCGGCCGGACCCGTTCATCGTCACGCGCGTGCTGCCCGCTTCCAGCGCGTCGGCCAGCAGGCTGCCTGAGCCGCTGTTGACGGCGTCAAGGCGCGCGACGCGGCCGCGCAGTTCGATCCGGCCGGAGCCGCGCTGCACGACATGGAACGTGTCGTTCGCCAGGCCGCCCACGTAGGTACTGGCATAGCCGGATGTTTCCAGCTTCTCCAGCCGCGGCAAGGTGTAACGGATCCTTACGGGCTGCGTGGCCACCGCCTCGCTGTCGCTCCAGATGCGCAGCGCACCTGCGCGCACATCCGTGTGCAGGTGCGGCAGCAGGTTGGCGTCCCCTTCCACCGTCAGGCCGGGCGTGCCGCCCACCTGCACGTCCACCTGCATGTCGAGCCGGCGGCGGCCTTCCACTTCCAGCGCGGTGAGTCCCGTCACGGGGCGCGTTTCGATGGCGATGCGGCCGTCGCCCTTGATGGCCGTGCTGTCGGACGACCAGGAGCCGCCGGGAACGACGATGACGCAGCCCGTCAGCAGCGTCGCGCTGCCGATGGCGGCGGCGCACAGCACGCGGGCAAGCGTGTCGGAACAGGAAAGCGTGAAAGCGGTACGCTGGCGCATGGAGATCCCCTTGTCGTTATTGGATGCGTCCATGGTAGCGGGGAAGGTGCCCGGCGGATGCAGCGGCGCGACGGACGGCCGGATTCGCGGGACGGACGGCGTCTGCGGGGAATGAAGCGCGTTGTGGTCAACGGCCGGAGGTCAGCCCGGCACCGCGTCGTCCGGTCCCGGCACGAGCAGCAGCAGCTTGCCCTCCAGCGCCTCGAACTGCAGCGGCGTCGTCAGATGGAGCACTTCGCCATCGACCGCCGCCTTCAGCCGGCGCCGCCCGTACAGCGGCGTGCGTACCGTCATGCGGCGGAAGCCGAAGGCCACCAGGTCGTCCGTGTCCGCGAGCTTGCCCAGCGCCCCGCGCAGCATCAGCAGCAGCATGCGCAGCTTGCCCACGGGCTTGGGCGCCAGGGCGGACAGTTCGCCGTCGGCCACGTCCGGCGTGACGCCTGTCAGTCCCACCTGCTCCATCTGCAGGCGGTTGTTGCCGACGAAAAGCGTCGAGGTGCGCAGGTGCAGCGATTTGCCTTCCGCCTCCAGCGACAGCCGCAGGCGCCGGTGCGGCAGTACCAGCGTCTTCAGCGCGGACAGGGCGGCCACGAAACGGCTGCGGCCATACTGCTGCTTGTCGTGCTCGCGTTCCTCCAGCAGTTTCGGATACAGGCCGATGCTGGCATTGACCAGGAAGATGCGGCCATTGACGGTACCGATCTGCACGGGGCGGATCGACGCGCGCAGCAGCGCGTGCACGGCATCGGTCAGGTGCTGCGGGATGCCGTGCGTGCGGCCGAAGTAGTTGAACGTCCCCTGTGGCAGGGCGCCGAACGGACAGCCATGCTCGACGGCCTGACGCGCCACGGCGTTGATGGTGCCGTCGCCGCCTGCCGCCACCACGATGCCGCCTTCGTCGCGCGCGCGCGCCGCCAGGGCGCGGGCCTGCTCGTCGATGCCTTCCGGGTCCTCGAGCAGCTCCAGGTGAAAGCGCCGGCCGGCCGCTTGCAGCACGTCCTCGATGGCTGCGCGCCGCTCGTCCGTTTCGGCCGCGCCGGAGCCGGCGTTGAGCAGGATGAAGAGCGGTGCATCGGAAGCGGGCGTCGGTGCGGATGTGGTGGCTGGCATGATAGCAATTTAATAAGTAGGCATGCACTGTACCACTGCCGGGGCCGATGGGGCGCGACGGTTGGATACGGGGTGAAAATGGCCAGCCCTGGGCTGGACCGTCTCTATGACAACTCGCTGGCGCGCCACGCGCTGGGCTGGCAGCCGCGCCACGATTTCCACAGCGTGACCGTGCGCCTGGCCCAGCTGCCCGAGGATGCCGACATCCGCGGCCCGCCGGCCCGGATCATCGGCAGCAAGGGCTGTCACGACGCCGCCGTCGGCCGCTATCCGTTCGTCTGATACATCGGTTGAGATTCATTCGTGCGGACGCGTTCACACGGCCGGAAACTGGGGTAGAATCGTTTGGAACGATCGTGCTTTTTCAAGGCGACGCAACCATGGAGACGATATGGACCTGAACTATTGCGCCGAGGACGTGGCGTTCCGCGACACCGTGCGAGCCTTCCTCGATGCGAACCTGCCCCCGAACTGCAGGACAAGGTGCGCCGCCACCTGCGCCTGTCGAAGGACGACTTCGTGCGCTGGCACAAGATCGTCGCCGCCCAGGGCTGGGCCGCGCCGGCCTGGCCTGTCGAATACGGCGGGCCAGGCTGGAACGCCACGCAGCGCCATATCTGGGAAGAGGAGTGCGCCCGCGCCGGCACGCCGCCGATCCTGCCGTTCGGCGTGAATATGGTCGCTCCCGTCATCATGGCGTTCGGAAGCGACGCGCAGAAGGCCCATCACCTGCCGCGCATCCTGAACTGCGACGACTGGTGGTGCCAGGGCTATTCGGAGCCTGGCGCCGGTTCCGATCTGGCGTCGCTGAAGACGACGGCGGTACGCGAAGGCAACCATTACATCGTCAACGGCCAGAAGACGTGGACCACGCTGGCCCAGCATGCCGACATGATCTTCTGCCTGGTGCGCACGGACAGTACG
Encoded proteins:
- a CDS encoding GIN domain-containing protein, whose translation is MDASNNDKGISMRQRTAFTLSCSDTLARVLCAAAIGSATLLTGCVIVVPGGSWSSDSTAIKGDGRIAIETRPVTGLTALEVEGRRRLDMQVDVQVGGTPGLTVEGDANLLPHLHTDVRAGALRIWSDSEAVATQPVRIRYTLPRLEKLETSGYASTYVGGLANDTFHVVQRGSGRIELRGRVARLDAVNSGSGSLLADALEAGSTRVTMNGSGRISLGAVRGDELRAGVYGSGELTARGDVRAADVSVHGSGDAHLAGLRSERADLATNGSGSIDIAVSNRVQTQTNGSGRITVYGDPAERGVLGKRTTFVR
- a CDS encoding diacylglycerol/lipid kinase family protein, producing MPATTSAPTPASDAPLFILLNAGSGAAETDERRAAIEDVLQAAGRRFHLELLEDPEGIDEQARALAARARDEGGIVVAAGGDGTINAVARQAVEHGCPFGALPQGTFNYFGRTHGIPQHLTDAVHALLRASIRPVQIGTVNGRIFLVNASIGLYPKLLEEREHDKQQYGRSRFVAALSALKTLVLPHRRLRLSLEAEGKSLHLRTSTLFVGNNRLQMEQVGLTGVTPDVADGELSALAPKPVGKLRMLLLMLRGALGKLADTDDLVAFGFRRMTVRTPLYGRRRLKAAVDGEVLHLTTPLQFEALEGKLLLLVPGPDDAVPG